In the Podospora bellae-mahoneyi strain CBS 112042 chromosome 4, whole genome shotgun sequence genome, one interval contains:
- a CDS encoding hypothetical protein (EggNog:ENOG503NXMQ; COG:J): MAAIGTETFGSILEPAELNNVIGLKPSRGLIANDGTIPISARQDVMGTLTRTVSDAAHLLTTMAGRSENDEVTWNIPLQSPTSPPIAKTRI, translated from the exons ATGGCTGCCATTGGTACGGAG ACGTTTGGCAGCATTCTGGAACCGGCCGAGCTCAACAACGTCATCGGACTGAAACCCAGCCGCGGCCTGATTGCGAACGATGGAACTATACCTATATCGGCGCGTCAGGACGTCATGGGAACGCTCACTAGAACAGTGAGCGACGCGGCGCACCTGCTTACAACGATGGCAGGTCGAAGCGAGAACGATGAGGTTACCTGGAATATCCCTTTGCAGTCCCCGACTTCACCACCTATTGCAAAGACACGGATCTAA